The sequence TTTACCAATTTTTCCCCTATCCCATTTCTTCTATACTTCTTGTCAACCGCAAGATGGTAGAGATATCCTCTTCTTCCATCTTCGCCACACAGGATTGTACCAATAATTTTTCCGTCATCTTCACATACATAATTTAAACCAGGGTTTTTATTCAAAAATCTTTCAATATTTTCTTTTGTATCAGATTTGCTTAAACCCATGCCTTCTGTTGTTTCCCATAATCTATACATCTGCTCATAATCTTCTATTTTTGCTTCTCTGAATTTTATTGCCATTTTTCTTCCTCACCTAAAGAATTGATCAATTGGGTATGTAAGGTATACATATCCCGATAGTTTTGGATCATTTTTACAAAAAAATTGTAATAAACTTCATATGTTTTAACTGAAGAAGTTTGGGGTTCAAAGCTCTTTCCCAACTTTATCATAACTTCCCCAGCTTGCTCAATATCCTTGTAAACTCCCAATTGTGAAAAAGCTACCATAGATTCACCTATCAATGTTGCATTTTCGGTCTTTGATTTGGTTACAGGAATGTTGAATATATTAGCTAAAATTTGAACCCAGACATCGCTTTTGCTCCCCGAGCCCCCTACTGTTAATCTTTTTAAATTGACGTCGTTTTCTTCTAAAGCTGTTTTTATCATATTCAACCCATAACCTACACCTTCATATATAGATCTTGCCATGTGACTTAAGTTGTGAAAAGTTTTCAATCCAAAAAAACTCCCTGTAGATAAGCTGCCTATTCTTGGGTCTCTTTCTCCTGTTAGAAATGGAAAGCAAATAAGACCTTCGGAACCCGCTTTAACTTTCGAAGCCTCTTCGTTTATTTGATCATAACTCATACCGTTAGATATATTATTTCTAAACCATTCCAAAACTACACCTGCGTTGTTCACCGCTCCTCCTATAGCCCACATACCAGGTAATAGAGCATAGGTTTGTAGCCTGAACTGCCCTGTTTTATCAAGTAATGGTTCATTATATGCGCTTCTAAACATTGCAGTGGTACCTAAATTACATACAGCGCTTTTTTTATAACCCCCCATTCCTAAAATCATCGCGCCACCATCATAGACTCCTAACATTATAGGGACTACTTTTTCAAGGCCCATTTCTTTTGCAATTTCTTTTTTTACCGTATCCACTATTACGTTCCCAGGCACAAGATCTGGCAATTGATCCTTTTCAATCCCTAACCTTTTTATTAGTTCTTCATCCCATTTTTGCGTTTTTATATCCAAAAGTTGCGTAACAGAGGCTAAACTTGGTTCCGTGTAACACTTACCTGTTAATTTGAATGTAAAGAAACTTTTGATATCCAGAAACTTATAGGTTTTGGCAAAAATTTCTGGTTTTTCTTTTTTCAACCATAATATTCTGGCTATTGTATAATTAAAAGCAGGTGGGCAACCAGTCTTTTGGTATATTTCTTCAAAGGAAAATCTTTCTTTAACTTCGTTCATTATATTCTGTGATCTTGTGTCTAAGAGTGTTACCATATTCATCAAAGAATTTCCTTTTTTATCTATCGGTAGAAAACCGAATTGGTACCCAGAAAAAATTAATAATGAAATATCACCTTCGAAGTTTGTGA is a genomic window of Petrotoga miotherma DSM 10691 containing:
- a CDS encoding GNAT family N-acetyltransferase; amino-acid sequence: MAIKFREAKIEDYEQMYRLWETTEGMGLSKSDTKENIERFLNKNPGLNYVCEDDGKIIGTILCGEDGRRGYLYHLAVDKKYRRNGIGEKLVNLVLNSLKEKGIIKCHLFVYYENEIGKTFWEKTGWYKRDELLIYSKDIK
- a CDS encoding gluconokinase — encoded protein: MKYVLVLDVGTTNMKVAIVNEKGDIISQEVKKINLIQSAEGAAEHDPQELWANFLDISKKIITNFEGDISLLIFSGYQFGFLPIDKKGNSLMNMVTLLDTRSQNIMNEVKERFSFEEIYQKTGCPPAFNYTIARILWLKKEKPEIFAKTYKFLDIKSFFTFKLTGKCYTEPSLASVTQLLDIKTQKWDEELIKRLGIEKDQLPDLVPGNVIVDTVKKEIAKEMGLEKVVPIMLGVYDGGAMILGMGGYKKSAVCNLGTTAMFRSAYNEPLLDKTGQFRLQTYALLPGMWAIGGAVNNAGVVLEWFRNNISNGMSYDQINEEASKVKAGSEGLICFPFLTGERDPRIGSLSTGSFFGLKTFHNLSHMARSIYEGVGYGLNMIKTALEENDVNLKRLTVGGSGSKSDVWVQILANIFNIPVTKSKTENATLIGESMVAFSQLGVYKDIEQAGEVMIKLGKSFEPQTSSVKTYEVYYNFFVKMIQNYRDMYTLHTQLINSLGEEEKWQ